The following proteins are encoded in a genomic region of Acidobacteriota bacterium:
- a CDS encoding RICIN domain-containing protein has protein sequence MPDPGAGTLASENPTLYYPSQSRPPHQPPPEQQQPVQPQYQQQAVPPPQQQVPPPQQQMPPPQGQMPPQQQVPPPQQQQYYQQQPSQPQYPQQPVPAADVPKKKSKALRWAMVIILVPLVLFGGALIAMNFLVIKQANRSYTLGDRHKGEEKKVVELDPQNGKLFVNNSDSDKAQLWQITPDSGVEDSYRFVNRETGDAESLEVIDDKVDFNVGINESAEDDGQLWAITNIEGDNFQITNNWLGDSKALIAFQGNPTIPPNARFGQQRRTALEADRGERRRLLHRQ, from the coding sequence ATGCCGGACCCTGGTGCTGGAACTCTGGCGTCAGAGAACCCGACTTTGTATTACCCAAGTCAGTCGCGGCCGCCACATCAGCCGCCGCCTGAACAACAGCAACCGGTGCAGCCGCAGTATCAGCAGCAAGCGGTTCCGCCGCCGCAGCAACAGGTGCCGCCGCCACAACAGCAGATGCCGCCTCCACAAGGGCAAATGCCGCCGCAGCAACAGGTTCCGCCGCCACAGCAGCAGCAGTATTATCAGCAGCAACCTTCGCAGCCGCAATATCCCCAACAGCCGGTTCCTGCCGCCGATGTGCCGAAGAAGAAATCAAAAGCGTTGCGTTGGGCAATGGTGATCATTTTGGTTCCGCTTGTGCTGTTTGGCGGAGCCTTGATTGCGATGAATTTCTTGGTCATTAAGCAAGCGAACCGTTCGTACACGCTCGGCGACAGACATAAAGGCGAAGAGAAAAAGGTCGTCGAACTCGATCCGCAGAACGGCAAGCTCTTTGTAAATAACTCGGACAGTGACAAAGCTCAGTTGTGGCAGATCACGCCTGACTCGGGCGTCGAAGACTCGTATCGATTCGTCAATCGCGAGACCGGCGACGCTGAATCGCTCGAGGTCATTGACGACAAGGTCGATTTCAACGTCGGTATAAACGAATCGGCAGAAGACGACGGCCAGCTTTGGGCGATCACGAACATCGAGGGCGACAACTTTCAGATAACCAACAACTGGCTCGGCGACTCGAAAGCACTTATCGCATTTCAAGGAAACCCTACGATTCCTCCGAATGCGCGATTCGGGCAACAAAGAAGGACAGCTCTGGAAGCGGATCGCGGCGAAAGGCGGCGGTTATTACATCGTCAATAA